The genomic segment AGGGTATAAACCCCGAGTGTCCACACAAAGGCTCGATCAATATTTCTTTGCTGCTCGCTTGTCTTCCAAAAGAAAAAGAAAATGATGGTGAATACTGCCATTGTATTCGCGGCGTGAGAGGAGGCAAAAGAAAATGAGCGAGATTGATCGACCAAAAGCCGAACATTTTCAAGCGCAAAACAGGGGCGGGTTCGTGCAACGAGCGGCTTAAAGAAACCGGAAGCGATTTGATCGGCAATGGCAATGGAAATCACAGCAAGAAGAACAATTACCACACCATCCCACTTTCTTCGGTAAACCGTGAAGAGTGCAACACCCGCAGCAATCCACCACGATTTCTTCAATGTTGTGAGATACACCAAGAGCGTATCCCAAAAGGGATTCGAGAGGGTTTCGTTGAGAAATCGAAACAGCCCAACATCAACCTGATATAGCCACTCTATCATTTCTTTGTTGTTTCGGCAATTGGATAAAATGTGGCGGTGATTCCAAACGTCTGTTCGCCATTCTTCTGATTTGATTTTTCACATTCTTCAATCCACGCCTCAAATTGTGCTTGAAGTTTTGTGGCTTTCTCTTTTGAAGTGCGAATTTGCAGGCGCCGAAAAAAGGGATGCGAACCACTGCTTTTAATCAATTTTTTATTCAAGCTCTCTTTGAGCTCAGAAAGTGTGGCTTGCAAGGCCGAAGAGAATGTCAGTTCAGAACTTTTTGATTTCTCTTCATCGGTATCGAGCCTTACTTCAAAAAGAACGGGAGAGAGGGTGAAATGCTTGGCTATAGCTTGATAATACTTTTCAAGCGTTCCGCGGTTTTGTTTCGTGTGTGTGAGTTTAATGAGTCCGGCGGATTCGAGGGTTTCAACGTGATGATACAGTTTATTCACGTTCTCGCCTAAGTATTCTGCCACTTGTTTTGTTGTCATGCTTTGCTCGCTCAGGACATTTAAAATCTTTAGCCTTAAAGGATCCGCAATGGCTTTGATTTGCTCTAATTCGCGTAGCATGTAGATATCGGTCATAACTCTTCTTTCACTTCTTTGGTTAAGCGGCGAATATAAAACAAAAAGCCCGCTTGGTTTTTGCAGGCTTTTTGTAAAGAATTTTTCCCTGAGTTTTGTTGAAAAATCAAAAAAATTCGCTTTTCCAAATGCAATTTGTCATAGAAATTTTTCTCCGCGAATCACCTCAGCATCAGTGAGATAAGCAATGAGACTGTAACGGTTGAAATAGTCTTGTGAAAGTTTTTCAACAATTTTTTCCGCCATTGCCTCTCCAACCAATACTTCCAAGCGAATATTTTCTCCTTCCCACTCACTCATTCGTTCCATTGCTTCCCCTTTTCCAGTTGCCTTTTCGATGGTGTAACCTTTCACACCGAGAACAGAAAGTTCATTTGTAAGTGAACTTTGAAGCGTGTCTTCGGCAATAATGGTAATGCACTTTAGCTTAACCGTTTTCATTTCTCCTCCTACACATGATAAAGTAATTTTGCAAAGTAATGATACAGCGGCAACCCAACGATGATGTTGAATGGGAAGGTTATCGCTAAAGAGGCGGTCAGATAAAGCGTTGGCGAGGCTTGCGGTAACGCTACACGGCAGGCCGCAGGTGCGGCAATGTAGGAAGCGCTAGCAGCAAGCACACCAAGGATAGTTGCACCACCTAAGCTTAGCCCCGCAAGTTTTCCTAAGTAAATACCGAGCATTGCGTGAAGAATGGGCATCACAATCCCAAAGCCAAAAATAAACGGGCCGACTTTTTTCAAATCGCTAAACCTGCGCCCGGCAACAAGCCCAGCTTCCAAAAGAAAGAGCGTAAGAATGCCACGAAACGGTAAATCGAAAAACGGTGAAACTTGCTCCCATCCACGTTTCCCACAGGCAAGCCCGATGATCAGAAAACCGATCATCAGATAATTACTTTTCCCAGCAATTAACTCTTTAAGCACTGAAGTAAGTGATGCGTCTACACTTTGACTTTTTCCATCCGTTTTTTTCAAAGCAATTCTCGCTGTGAGTATCGCAATGATAATCGCCGGAAACTCCATAATAGTTAAGAGCCCGGGCATAAAGCCTTCATAGAGTGCACCACTTGCTTTGAGCATCTCATCGGTCATCGCAGGGTTTTGCTGAAGAAATGCTGCTTTAAGATTATCATGAAAGGCAAGGGCTTCTGCAAAAGTTACGGCAGAAACAGAGCCGTAATGTGCTGCCAAAGCTGCGGCATCGGCGATTTCAAATTTCCCTAAGTGGCGAAGCAACTGATACGACCAAATCGGGATCACGATTCCCAGAATCAATGCTGCAATCGCTGGAAATACAATTTCCTGAAACGGTGTAATCGAAAGCTTATATCCACCCTTAATCCCAATGGCAATTAGAAGATAAATGGTTAGCGAAGTGTAGAGTTCTTCCGGAAATTTTAGATCGCTTTTAATCATTGTTGCCACAATACCCAGCACAAAGGCTAAAACCATCGGCGAAAGCAGGGCAACTAATAAAGCTTGTAATTCCATAGTTTATGTGATTGTGGTTATTTCAAGGTTTCGGGTAAAAATTCCACTTCACCCGTTGCGAGGTTATACACTGCCCCTACAATCTTCGATCGTCCTGAACGCATTGATTCTGCAAGAATGGGTTCCAATTGGCGAAGCTGCTCAACTTGCATCCGTACGTTTTCTCTCACCGTTGCATTCAGGACATCGGGCTGTTTGATACGCCCTGCTTTGAGTTCATTTTCAATTTTGAGCGCAGCGGGTTTAATCGCATTCACTAAGGTGATAATGTTTCCGGGCACGGCATTTTTGTAATTGCACGCTGCATTTACAGCCCCGCACTCGGTATGGCCAAGAACCACAATCAAATTTGCACCAAGAACCGCCTCAGCGAATTCGATACTGCCATACGAAGCCCCGGCCGAAACCTGACCCGCAGTGCGAACAATGAATAAATCGCCTAAACCTTCGTCGAAAATGATTTCGTTTGGAACGCGGCTATCGGCACAGCCCACAATGATGGCAAAAGGCTTTTGGCCTTTGGCGACTTCGCGAATTCGCTCCGGGTTTTGACGCGGATGAATGGTTTTGCCTTCCATAAATCGCTTGTTGCCCGCTTTTAAGCGTGCGATGGCGCTATCGGACGAAAGCGGACTGCGGTTCTGAGCCACAACAAAGACGGAGGTGAAAAGGAGGACTGCCAAAATGAAAAGTTTCTGTTTCATATTCGCTTATAAGTTATTATTAAGATTTAATTTAATAAAAGTGACCGCAATTTTATTAAAGTTTTCCTTAATAAACAAGTTTTCACAAATATTTTTAAAAAAACGAATGCTTGAATCTGCTGCAATTTTATAGTTGTATGAAGCAGGCTATGAATTGAAGTGCTTATGTGTGAAGATGTAGGAGGAAGTGGCGATGTTAGAGAGAGGGAAAATGGGGGAAATCAATTAATCTCCGAATGAAATACCCAATGATTTTCCGGAGCGAATGAGGTCGTGTGTGGGTGGTACAAATTTATTTTTTCCGGCTACTTCCGAGATTGGAACGGCCACCATTTGTGCGCCACGCAAAGCAACCATTTTCGCGAATTCACCGCGCATCACCATATGAGCGGCGTAAGAACCAAAGCGTGTTGAAAGAATCCGGTCGAACGCCGTTGGTGTGCCGCCGCGCTGTAAGTGGCCAAGGATTGTAACCCGTACTTCAATGTCCTTTAGAAACTCTTCCAATTCGGCCGCCAAGCGATGACCGACACCTCCCAAACGCAATTGATCGAAGCTTTCCTTCACCATTTTTTGAACCACCAGTTTTCCATCCGTGGCTTTTGCGCCTTCTGCAATGACAATGATTGTAAAGCCTTGTCCTTGTTTATTTCTGTTTTTGCATACTTCAACCACCTTTTCGATATCATATGGGATTTCGGGTAAGAGAATGACATCAGCGCCACCGGCCATTCCGCCGTAAAGCGCGATCCAACCCGCATAACGACCCATCACTTCAATCACCATTACCCGATGATGCGACATCGCGGTGGTATTAATACGATCAATTGACTCACAAACGATTTGAACCGCTGTATAAAACCCGAAGGTTAAATCGGTGGCCATCAAATCATTATCGATGGTTTTCGGAATCCCTACGGTTGGCAATCCCATTTCTGTAAATCGTGCCGCCATCGACATTGTGCCATCTCCGCCGATGGCAATGAGTGCATCAATTCCTAATTTGTGCGCGTCTTCAACAACCCTTTTCGATACATCTTTGAAATCGCCGGTTTCGGGCTGATACTGGCGAAAAGGGTTCGCTTTATTGGATGTACCCAATATGGTTCCTCCAATAGAAAGAATTCCAGAAACATCTTTATTCGTAAGCTCTCGATATTCATTTTCAATCATTCCTCGAAACCCATCGCGATAGCCAATAACCTTGACGCCATAATCAGCAAGAAGCGTTTTTACGGCTGCTCGCAGGGTGGCATTGAGTCCGGAGCAATCTCCCCCAGATGTTAGAATACCAACCGTTTTAATATTCTTTTGAATTTCTCCACTTAATTGCTCTGATGAGCCTTCCATAACAGGTGTAACCGACATTGATAAATGAATTGGTTATGAGCGTTTCAAAAAGTCGCCGTGAATTTAAAGCAGCCGAAGGAATTAAATGAATCTAATTTCAAGAATTCTCTCCCTACACTTGCAAAAGAAGAAATCAAATCATTCAAGGAATATTATTACCCTTTGAATTCCACAGATTGTTTTCAGGATTGATATCCGGGAATTTCTTTTCGGGATCAAGGAGTATCGATTTGATTTTTTTTGGAATAAAAAATCCTGAAAGAAATCGGTTCCCCTTAAACCAAATTTCTACCGGCAAGTCTTTTCGCGCTGTAGTGCCGTCCTCAAAAGTGAGTTCCATTTTCACAGGCATCACCATTGTCCGGAGATTGCGCAATTCAATTTGCACATAATACTTACCGAGCGAATCGCTTTGCATGACGGTATCAATCGACTGATCTAATAATGCGGTTGTATAATACCATCCTCTCCAAAACCAAGCCAAATCTTCGCCTGCCGCATTTTCCATTGTTCTGAAAAAATCTGTCGGTTGTGGATGTTTGTACTTCCATTGTTCAATAAACTCCTTAAAGGCAAAATCGAATTTTTCTGGGCCAAGAACTTCTTCCCGAAGAGTAATCAATGAAAGCGACGCTTTATCATATGCGTTGGCGCCTAAATCCAATATTTCTTCCGGATGTGTTAAAAGCGGTTGATGATTTTCGGAGAGCATATACGGTACAATGGCTCGCCCTTTCGAGACTTGCGCCATCAACTCTGGATACTTTTCCACGGTTCCATAGTGCTCTAAAAATGAATTCAAGCCTTCATCCATCCAAGCATAACGCCGCTCATCATTTTGAACCACCATTGGAAACCACGTATGACCAATTTCATGAAGGGTTACACTGTAAAGGAAAAAATCATTGAAGCGCTCACGACAAAAGATGATCATCGGATATTCCATTCCGCCGGGAACAGCCCCATTGACATTAATCATTGTTTCATACGGGTACGGCATCCATCGAGAAAGATGAATGAGCGATTCACGAACCATTTGAGTCGAGTTTTTCCAAATCTTGGCGGCTTCCTTAGGATAAAGCGACGCTGCGAGAATCGATCGTTCTCGTGCACCATCAATGATCTTCGCTGCCGCGGCATCCCAAATGAATGCAGCTGAACTTGCCCAAGCAAAATCTCTTACATTTTTAGCGGTGTATCTCCAAGTGAGCAAGCCGTTAAGCTTGGGCCTCACAGCGGATGTCGCAAGTTCACTTTCACCAACAATGACAACGGTCTTTTCAGATTGCTTTGCCTCTTTCAATCGGCTTTGAACAAGCGGGGTGAGCACCTCGCTTGGGTTTTGCAAAGTTCCGGTTGCAAGGCAAATATGTGTGGCTGGCACTGTGAGCCTAACATCAAAGTTTCCAAATTCGGTATAGAATTCACCGGCACCAAAGTATTGCTGCGTGTTCCACCCATTTACATCGTCATAAACGCACATCCGAGGATACCACTGAGCAATTTGATAGACCCATCCGCCGCTTAATTCTTCCCTTCCTGTCCGGCCGGTAAGCTGAATCGGGTATTCCCACTCCATTACGATTTCTAACGAATCGTTTGAACTTAGTTCTGTCTTTAGATCGACCCGAAGCATTGTGTCGTTGATGTAATAGCCCGGCCTGTATTTTCCTACTTGCACTGTGTCCTTAAAAGACTCCATCGCTAGCATTTCTTTGGATGAAAGGGCCTTCGGTAACGCTCTCGGAAATCTTGACCGTGCCTTGAGTGGAACATTCACTTCGGGATTTTCCGGCAATTTCTTTTTTGGGAATGATTGAATTTCAAGGTTCGTCAGTGTTAAACCACCTTCGAATTCAAATTCTTTTCGTGAAAAAAGCCCTTCCAAATCCTCAGGTTCAGGCAGGGCAAGTTTCACCCTTCCGTTGGGT from the Chloroherpetonaceae bacterium genome contains:
- a CDS encoding phosphatase PAP2 family protein produces the protein MIEWLYQVDVGLFRFLNETLSNPFWDTLLVYLTTLKKSWWIAAGVALFTVYRRKWDGVVIVLLAVISIAIADQIASGFFKPLVARTRPCFALENVRLLVDQSRSFSFASSHAANTMAVFTIIFFFFWKTSEQQRNIDRAFVWTLGVYTLLVGWSRIYVGVHYPSDVLGGFVIGIFAAMVSYGVYSYIMKNWVLFRRQKASPQKN
- a CDS encoding sodium-dependent bicarbonate transport family permease, whose translation is MELQALLVALLSPMVLAFVLGIVATMIKSDLKFPEELYTSLTIYLLIAIGIKGGYKLSITPFQEIVFPAIAALILGIVIPIWSYQLLRHLGKFEIADAAALAAHYGSVSAVTFAEALAFHDNLKAAFLQQNPAMTDEMLKASGALYEGFMPGLLTIMEFPAIIIAILTARIALKKTDGKSQSVDASLTSVLKELIAGKSNYLMIGFLIIGLACGKRGWEQVSPFFDLPFRGILTLFLLEAGLVAGRRFSDLKKVGPFIFGFGIVMPILHAMLGIYLGKLAGLSLGGATILGVLAASASYIAAPAACRVALPQASPTLYLTASLAITFPFNIIVGLPLYHYFAKLLYHV
- a CDS encoding M1 family metallopeptidase, producing MIFLHRAVRALLLISILFFASCKTESVIQTDKNQLTIEVGKFISSETGIVPESENASPFRPLPYAPPSITRNAKGSPTNAYWQQRADYTIDAELDTSKHRVKGKMKLRYFNFSPDALGYLWLQLDQNQLQPNGRVKLALPEPEDLEGLFSRKEFEFEGGLTLTNLEIQSFPKKKLPENPEVNVPLKARSRFPRALPKALSSKEMLAMESFKDTVQVGKYRPGYYINDTMLRVDLKTELSSNDSLEIVMEWEYPIQLTGRTGREELSGGWVYQIAQWYPRMCVYDDVNGWNTQQYFGAGEFYTEFGNFDVRLTVPATHICLATGTLQNPSEVLTPLVQSRLKEAKQSEKTVVIVGESELATSAVRPKLNGLLTWRYTAKNVRDFAWASSAAFIWDAAAAKIIDGARERSILAASLYPKEAAKIWKNSTQMVRESLIHLSRWMPYPYETMINVNGAVPGGMEYPMIIFCRERFNDFFLYSVTLHEIGHTWFPMVVQNDERRYAWMDEGLNSFLEHYGTVEKYPELMAQVSKGRAIVPYMLSENHQPLLTHPEEILDLGANAYDKASLSLITLREEVLGPEKFDFAFKEFIEQWKYKHPQPTDFFRTMENAAGEDLAWFWRGWYYTTALLDQSIDTVMQSDSLGKYYVQIELRNLRTMVMPVKMELTFEDGTTARKDLPVEIWFKGNRFLSGFFIPKKIKSILLDPEKKFPDINPENNLWNSKGNNIP
- a CDS encoding helix-turn-helix domain-containing protein, which translates into the protein MTDIYMLRELEQIKAIADPLRLKILNVLSEQSMTTKQVAEYLGENVNKLYHHVETLESAGLIKLTHTKQNRGTLEKYYQAIAKHFTLSPVLFEVRLDTDEEKSKSSELTFSSALQATLSELKESLNKKLIKSSGSHPFFRRLQIRTSKEKATKLQAQFEAWIEECEKSNQKNGEQTFGITATFYPIAETTKK
- a CDS encoding carbonic anhydrase translates to MKQKLFILAVLLFTSVFVVAQNRSPLSSDSAIARLKAGNKRFMEGKTIHPRQNPERIREVAKGQKPFAIIVGCADSRVPNEIIFDEGLGDLFIVRTAGQVSAGASYGSIEFAEAVLGANLIVVLGHTECGAVNAACNYKNAVPGNIITLVNAIKPAALKIENELKAGRIKQPDVLNATVRENVRMQVEQLRQLEPILAESMRSGRSKIVGAVYNLATGEVEFLPETLK
- a CDS encoding ATP-dependent 6-phosphofructokinase, coding for MSVTPVMEGSSEQLSGEIQKNIKTVGILTSGGDCSGLNATLRAAVKTLLADYGVKVIGYRDGFRGMIENEYRELTNKDVSGILSIGGTILGTSNKANPFRQYQPETGDFKDVSKRVVEDAHKLGIDALIAIGGDGTMSMAARFTEMGLPTVGIPKTIDNDLMATDLTFGFYTAVQIVCESIDRINTTAMSHHRVMVIEVMGRYAGWIALYGGMAGGADVILLPEIPYDIEKVVEVCKNRNKQGQGFTIIVIAEGAKATDGKLVVQKMVKESFDQLRLGGVGHRLAAELEEFLKDIEVRVTILGHLQRGGTPTAFDRILSTRFGSYAAHMVMRGEFAKMVALRGAQMVAVPISEVAGKNKFVPPTHDLIRSGKSLGISFGD